A DNA window from Arachis duranensis cultivar V14167 chromosome 3, aradu.V14167.gnm2.J7QH, whole genome shotgun sequence contains the following coding sequences:
- the LOC110278580 gene encoding uncharacterized protein LOC110278580, with amino-acid sequence MMNNGFRWMLHLPSSVIEFSQEEFLLFHRTDRELYSVLVFTLSRHPLQSLRVLAFWIWLERLGYRGTIQKILRLVLPDINRVADEAVTCLLCISKVAFFPFNDIPVMKRLMDEEISLEILHTHRILVLQGVDETEHDVCRKAVGDLMSEGFRLQRYNAMPLGPRSYRRR; translated from the coding sequence ATGATGAACAACGGTTTCCGTTGGATGCTTCACTTACCATCATCAGTAATTGAATTCTCTCAAGAAGAGTTCTTGCTCTTTCACAGAACAGACAGAGAGCTCTACAGCGTCCTTGTGTTCACTCTCTCACGACATCCACTTCAATCTCTACGGGTTCTTGCGTTCTGGATTTGGTTAGAGCGCCTGGGGTATCGCGGAACGATCCAGAAGATTCTACGTTTAGTTCTCCCGGACATCAACCGAGTTGCTGACGAAGCCGTTACATGCTTGCTATGCATCTCCAAAGTAGCTTTCTTCCCTTTCAATGACATACCTGTTATGAAAAGGCTTATGGATGAAGAAATCTCTCTTGAAATCTTGCACACACATCGGATTTTAGTACTTCAAGGTGTAGACGAAACAGAACATGATGTGTGTCGAAAAGCAGTGGGTGATTTAATGAGTGAAGGGTTCCGACTTCAAAGATACAATGCCATGCCGTTAGGGCCAAGATCGTATAGAAGAAGATGA